Proteins from one Leptolyngbya sp. KIOST-1 genomic window:
- a CDS encoding WD40 repeat domain-containing protein, translating to ASVDGTAKLWTRDGTLIASLDGHSDPVVAVQFSPDGHTLATASCDGTAKLWTRDGTLITSLDGHSDAVVAVQFSPDGRTLATASEDGTAKLWTRDGTLITSLDGHSRPVNAVQFSPDGRTLATASWDGTAKLWTRDGTLITSLDGHSDAVVAVQFSPDGSTLATASVDGTAKLWTRDGTLITSLDGHSGPVWAVQFSPDGSTLATASHDGTAKLWPWDLETLVDHVCQEVRGYLKSSPSVAEEDRKLCD from the coding sequence CGCCAGTGTCGACGGCACGGCCAAGCTCTGGACTCGCGACGGCACCCTGATTGCCTCCCTCGACGGCCACAGCGATCCGGTTGTGGCCGTGCAGTTCAGCCCCGATGGCCATACCCTGGCCACCGCCAGTTGCGACGGCACGGCCAAGCTCTGGACTCGCGACGGCACCCTGATCACCTCCCTCGACGGCCACAGCGATGCGGTTGTAGCCGTGCAGTTCAGCCCCGACGGCCGTACCCTGGCCACCGCCAGTGAAGACGGCACGGCCAAGCTCTGGACTCGCGACGGCACCCTGATTACCTCCCTCGACGGCCACAGCAGGCCGGTTAATGCCGTGCAGTTCAGCCCCGACGGCCGTACTCTGGCCACCGCCAGTTGGGACGGCACGGCCAAGCTCTGGACTCGCGACGGCACCCTGATTACCTCCCTCGACGGCCACAGCGATGCGGTTGTAGCCGTGCAGTTCAGCCCCGACGGCAGTACTCTGGCCACCGCCAGTGTCGACGGCACGGCCAAGCTCTGGACTCGCGACGGCACCCTGATTACCTCCCTCGACGGCCACAGCGGGCCAGTTTGGGCCGTGCAGTTCAGCCCCGATGGCAGTACCCTGGCCACCGCCAGTCACGACGGCACCGCCAAGCTCTGGCCCTGGGATTTAGAAACCTTGGTGGATCATGTTTGCCAGGAGGTGCGGGGTTATTTGAAAAGCAGCCCCTCTGTGGCAGAGGAGGATAGGAAGCTTTGCGATTGA